The following are encoded in a window of Alphaproteobacteria bacterium LSUCC0719 genomic DNA:
- a CDS encoding gamma-butyrobetaine hydroxylase-like domain-containing protein, with product MSDAVWPSEIRLSADKTTLHVTFESGEIVALSAELLRVESPSAEVQGHGVGQKTTPLGKQDVRITGIEPVGNYAVRLTFDDGHDTGIFSWDILQDYGKRQDSLMADYHARVAAGR from the coding sequence ATGAGTGACGCTGTCTGGCCATCTGAAATCAGGCTCAGCGCCGACAAGACAACACTTCACGTCACGTTCGAGAGCGGGGAGATTGTGGCGTTGAGCGCCGAATTGCTGCGTGTTGAATCACCGTCGGCCGAAGTGCAGGGCCATGGTGTCGGTCAGAAAACAACGCCGCTTGGCAAGCAGGATGTCCGCATCACCGGTATCGAACCTGTGGGAAATTATGCTGTCAGGCTGACATTTGATGATGGTCATGACACCGGTATCTTCAGCTGGGATATTCTTCAGGATTACGGCAAGCGTCAGGATAGCCTGATGGCCGACTATCATGCGCGGGTGGCGGCGGGTCGCTGA
- a CDS encoding Trm112 family protein produces the protein MHDTEDSTQLRLDPALLEVLVCPITHGPLKYDKVRNELVSHQLGRAFPVRDGVPIMLVEESRSLDEDSAGTADE, from the coding sequence ATGCACGACACTGAAGACAGCACACAGCTGCGCCTTGATCCGGCGCTGCTTGAGGTTCTGGTGTGCCCGATAACGCATGGGCCGCTGAAATATGACAAGGTGCGCAACGAGCTTGTCAGTCACCAGCTTGGTCGCGCCTTTCCTGTCCGCGATGGGGTGCCGATCATGCTTGTTGAGGAATCGCGCTCACTTGATGAAGATTCCGCGGGCACAGCCGATGAGTGA
- a CDS encoding prolyl-tRNA synthetase associated domain-containing protein has product MDASSAFKDSLPTTPESLMATLDEAGITYSIHEHPPLRTVEDSKAYRGQMDGAHVKNLYLRDKKKKNHLIVAQEDRDIDLKALPELIGADRLSFGSADRLFEFLGVRPGAVSPFTLINDPDHRVKLAIDASLMEAEMLFFHPLVNDLTLGVTPDGLRRFLQITGHDPQLISL; this is encoded by the coding sequence ATGGATGCCTCTTCTGCCTTCAAGGACAGCCTGCCGACAACACCTGAGTCGCTGATGGCAACGCTTGACGAGGCCGGGATCACCTATTCGATCCATGAACATCCGCCGCTGCGAACGGTCGAGGATTCAAAGGCCTATCGCGGCCAGATGGATGGCGCGCATGTGAAGAATCTCTATCTGCGTGACAAAAAGAAGAAGAACCATCTGATTGTCGCGCAGGAGGATCGCGATATCGACCTGAAGGCGCTTCCAGAGCTGATCGGGGCCGATCGCCTGTCGTTTGGCAGCGCCGACAGGCTGTTCGAATTTCTGGGCGTGCGGCCCGGGGCGGTCAGTCCCTTTACCCTGATCAACGATCCTGACCATCGGGTGAAACTGGCGATTGATGCCAGCCTGATGGAGGCTGAAATGCTGTTCTTCCATCCGCTGGTGAATGATCTCACACTGGGTGTAACGCCGGACGGTCTGCGGCGCTTCCTTCAGATCACCGGCCATGACCCGCAGTTGATCTCGCTTTAG
- a CDS encoding tetratricopeptide repeat protein produces MEQMIAGGPSAPVDVTMDNFMAEVIDASATTPTLVQFWAPWCGPCKQLGPVLEKVVGASGGKVRMVRVNIDDNAQIAQQMRVQSVPTVYGFVDGKPVDGFAGAQPESTVRQFVEKLAGMGGAGADAAAMLEAAEAALAEGDHETAMMQFQQVMSVTPESVPALAGVVRCLTASGDIAGAREIIDQLNDDYLNDPAMKTAIAAVDLAEKAASSAGDLDAARAAVEADATNLAARQDYALALFAVGQTAEAMDQLLESIRIERGWNDDAARLQLLEFFTSLGAANTDVIAARRKLSTLLFS; encoded by the coding sequence ATGGAGCAAATGATTGCAGGTGGGCCGTCAGCCCCTGTTGACGTCACGATGGACAATTTCATGGCCGAGGTGATTGATGCCTCCGCCACCACGCCGACGCTGGTCCAGTTCTGGGCCCCGTGGTGCGGGCCCTGCAAACAGCTTGGCCCGGTCCTGGAAAAGGTCGTTGGTGCCAGCGGTGGCAAAGTCCGGATGGTGCGGGTGAATATCGATGACAATGCCCAGATCGCCCAGCAGATGAGGGTACAGTCGGTGCCGACCGTCTATGGCTTTGTCGATGGCAAGCCGGTGGATGGTTTTGCCGGCGCGCAGCCGGAATCAACGGTCAGGCAGTTCGTTGAAAAGCTTGCCGGCATGGGCGGTGCCGGTGCCGATGCCGCCGCGATGCTCGAAGCTGCCGAGGCGGCGCTTGCCGAAGGCGACCACGAAACAGCGATGATGCAGTTCCAGCAGGTGATGAGCGTGACGCCGGAATCGGTGCCGGCACTTGCCGGTGTCGTGCGCTGTCTGACAGCATCCGGTGACATTGCCGGTGCCCGCGAAATCATCGACCAGCTGAATGACGACTATCTGAATGATCCGGCCATGAAGACCGCGATTGCTGCGGTCGATCTGGCTGAAAAGGCCGCTTCGTCGGCCGGCGATCTTGACGCAGCCAGGGCCGCTGTCGAGGCGGACGCCACCAATCTGGCGGCGCGTCAGGACTATGCGCTGGCGCTGTTTGCGGTTGGCCAGACCGCCGAAGCCATGGATCAGCTTCTGGAATCCATCCGCATTGAGCGTGGCTGGAACGACGATGCGGCGCGGCTGCAGCTTCTGGAGTTCTTCACCTCGCTTGGCGCGGCGAATACCGATGTCATTGCGGCACGGCGCAAATTGTCGACCCTGCTGTTTTCATGA
- a CDS encoding LON peptidase substrate-binding domain-containing protein has translation MTFDRHTDRDLPSDIPIFPLPNALLLPEGQLPLNIFEPRYLAMIEDALGSPGRLIGMVQPVGDAGNLFGIGCAGRISYFQETGDGRFMIALNGVCRFRLVDHHLTERGYRRASVSWDEFVSDLENGEGGIADRDHMFAVMRRYFDTQGFEADWDQIERSDDSAILNTLAMVCPFDVAEKQALLEAEGVRSRADLLIAMMEMALHGDEDQNDARH, from the coding sequence ATGACCTTTGATCGTCACACCGACCGGGACCTGCCATCGGACATCCCTATTTTTCCGCTTCCGAACGCGCTGCTTCTGCCGGAAGGCCAGTTGCCACTGAACATTTTCGAGCCACGCTATCTTGCCATGATCGAGGACGCGCTGGGATCGCCGGGGCGGCTGATCGGCATGGTGCAACCGGTTGGTGATGCCGGCAACCTGTTCGGCATCGGATGCGCCGGCAGGATCAGCTATTTCCAGGAAACCGGCGATGGCAGGTTTATGATCGCCCTGAATGGTGTCTGCAGGTTCCGCCTTGTCGATCATCATCTCACCGAGCGCGGCTATCGCCGTGCTTCCGTGTCCTGGGATGAGTTCGTTTCTGATCTCGAAAATGGCGAAGGCGGCATTGCCGACCGTGACCATATGTTTGCCGTTATGCGCCGCTATTTCGACACACAGGGGTTCGAGGCTGACTGGGACCAGATCGAACGGTCGGACGACAGCGCGATCCTGAATACGCTCGCCATGGTATGCCCGTTCGATGTTGCCGAGAAACAGGCGCTTCTCGAGGCAGAGGGCGTGCGAAGCCGGGCTGATCTGCTGATTGCGATGATGGAAATGGCGCTGCATGGTGACGAGGACCAGAATGATGCACGACACTGA
- a CDS encoding FAD-dependent monooxygenase, translated as MHDVAVVGGGLTGVMMATALSYAGVDVALVDRDGGQASDVDERTTTINAAGARMLTALGVWDRLPVPPTPIHRIAVAEGAPPTGLAARRRAQTDLSWHTAEAPMAFVVGNMALQAALRDSIASRPVTHTSGAAVSDWQIHPDGAQMTLTNADGTSSSLRAALVVACDGARSRLAEEAGLRCRETRQTQTAIVTLLEAERHHDNTAFQRFLQTGPFALMPFDGNRLSLVWTLPNAEAERLLAGDDIAFEAACLEAFGPGLGYLRLVAPRLAWPLRPSWRRRITAPGLVLAGDAAHAIHPLAGQGYNLALADAAVLADLLVANSRRGLPASHMSLRHAYETARWRERAAMTTATSGLNRLFSGGPKGLARLAGLGFAVLDRLPVKSVFSDIAAGGQLAEAALLDGRLPG; from the coding sequence ATGCATGACGTGGCGGTTGTCGGGGGCGGCCTGACAGGGGTGATGATGGCAACGGCGCTGTCCTATGCCGGTGTCGATGTCGCGCTTGTCGACAGGGATGGCGGCCAGGCATCCGATGTTGATGAACGGACGACAACGATCAACGCCGCCGGGGCGCGGATGCTGACGGCGCTTGGTGTCTGGGACCGCTTGCCGGTGCCGCCGACCCCCATCCACCGCATTGCCGTCGCCGAGGGCGCGCCGCCGACAGGACTGGCGGCACGACGACGTGCACAGACCGACCTGTCATGGCACACCGCCGAGGCGCCGATGGCGTTTGTGGTTGGCAACATGGCGCTTCAGGCGGCGCTGCGCGACAGCATAGCTTCACGTCCGGTAACGCATACCTCCGGGGCGGCGGTGTCGGACTGGCAGATCCATCCCGATGGCGCACAGATGACCCTGACAAATGCCGACGGCACATCATCATCGCTTCGGGCGGCGCTGGTTGTGGCCTGTGACGGTGCAAGAAGCCGGCTTGCGGAAGAGGCCGGGCTGCGCTGTCGCGAGACGCGCCAGACACAGACAGCCATCGTGACCCTTCTCGAGGCCGAGCGCCATCATGACAATACGGCCTTTCAGCGGTTTTTACAGACAGGTCCGTTCGCCCTGATGCCCTTTGACGGCAACAGGCTGTCACTTGTCTGGACACTGCCAAACGCCGAAGCAGAGCGGCTGCTGGCAGGTGATGACATTGCCTTTGAAGCTGCCTGCCTTGAGGCGTTTGGCCCGGGCCTTGGCTATCTTCGCCTTGTCGCACCGCGGCTTGCCTGGCCACTTCGGCCATCCTGGCGACGCCGGATCACGGCACCGGGTCTGGTCCTGGCCGGCGATGCGGCGCATGCCATCCATCCGCTTGCCGGACAGGGATATAATCTGGCGCTTGCGGACGCGGCTGTGCTGGCGGATTTGCTGGTTGCCAATAGCCGGCGGGGGCTGCCGGCATCGCATATGTCCCTGCGCCACGCATATGAAACGGCCCGCTGGCGCGAGCGGGCGGCGATGACGACGGCAACATCAGGCCTGAACAGGCTGTTTTCCGGGGGCCCGAAAGGTCTGGCTCGTCTTGCCGGACTTGGCTTTGCGGTACTTGATCGCCTGCCGGTCAAATCGGTCTTTTCGGATATTGCGGCCGGTGGCCAGCTTGCCGAGGCGGCGCTTCTGGATGGGCGGCTTCCCGGCTGA